From a single Arachis hypogaea cultivar Tifrunner chromosome 3, arahy.Tifrunner.gnm2.J5K5, whole genome shotgun sequence genomic region:
- the LOC112777785 gene encoding E3 ubiquitin-protein ligase RSL1-like: protein MGNKVGTPCVCIPIKRMKRKETRVAANFPSISDLSLENFLDAIEEQTPIHLDVPSFLCQICFESKPLNQSFDLEGCTHFYCTRCVAQYIVAKLKDNVFNVVCPEPTCSGILNPNHCKSILPSNVFEWWERVLSESAIPENVKFYCPFSDCSALLINNNDDGKSRMLGSDCPHCKRSICVKCQAPWHTELSCEKFQKKNNKSNDLMLDLAKRRKWKQCPNCKRYVEKTDGCNDITCRSVSFFFVPSYI, encoded by the coding sequence ATGGGCAACAAGGTTGGAACGCCATGCGTGTGCATTCCCataaaaagaatgaaaagaaaggAAACAAGAGTTGCTGCTAATTTTCCTTCCATCAGTGATTTGAGCCTTGAAAATTTTCTGGACGCCATTGAAGAACAAACTCCTATTCATCTTGACGTCCCATCTTTTCTTTGCCAAATCTGCTTTGAATCGAAGCCTCTAAACCAGTCCTTCGACTTGGAGGGTTGCACGCACTTCTACTGCACAAGATGCGTAGCCCAATACATCGTGGCGAAGCTCAAAGACAATGTGTTCAATGTCGTGTGCCCTGAGCCAACATGCTCTGGAATCTTGAACCCTAACCACTGCAAATCAATTCTACCGAGCAATGTTTTCGAATGGTGGGAGCGCGTTCTAAGCGAATCGGCGATCCCTGAAAATGTCAAATTCTATTGTCCTTTCAGTGATTGCTCTGCCTTGTTAATCAACAACAATGATGATGGAAAAAGTAGGATGCTGGGATCGGATTGTCCTCATTGCAAGAGAAGCATTTGTGTCAAGTGTCAGGCACCTTGGCATACAGAATTGAGCTGTGAGAAATTTCAGAAAAAGAATAACAAAAGCAATGATCTGATGCTGGATTTAGCCAAGAGAAGGAAGTGGAAACAGTGCCCTAATTGCAAGCGCTACGTTGAGAAGACAGATGGCTGCAATGATATAACATGCAGGTCCGTTTCCTTTTTTTTCGTCCCTTCTTATATATAA